The genomic interval AGGTTGGTTGGTTGGAGTAGAAGAAAGCAAAGTTATGAATAAATAATCCAATCTCCCTTTGTCAGGAGAGCTGGCATCGTGTGCTTTGCTGGTTGGCGTGCTTCTTCCCAATCTCTCACTTGGAGCCGCAGTAGAATCCAACTCCACCTCTTCGTTGAGCTGGGTGATGCCCAAGGATGTTGCTTTTACTGTTGACAACCCATGGTTGGATTTGTCATTGGCTGATGTGACCGTCTGATGGGTAATACCTTTTGAGGATGGATTCAAGATCTCATGTGTTAGTTCAGTCACTGAGAAAAGTACAGATTGGTTGTTGTCCCAAAGATCAGAAGCTATTTGAATTGTTGGCTGCATTGTGGTCAGCACCTCAGCACTTTGAGTGGTGATGATTGGTCTTTCTGTGGCTGTTCCTTTCCGAGAACCAGGAAATGTATAGATTGGCATCATTGATCTTCCCTGTGGGGACTCACGCGTGGTTCCCAGCGTCGCTGGATACATCAGGGATGAAGGTGACAGAGGCGAGGATCCAGCCAGATGCAATCCAATTGTGGACAGGTTACGAATGGAAATGTCAGTGGGATTACTGAATTTGTTCACCACTTCTGGATGACGAGTAGGAATGGCTCCTCTAAGACCTTCTGTGACAACTGGGACATCTATATGTTTTTTGTTTGAAAACGTGGCAGCTTCCAGCTGTACAGCACTTCTGGGAGAGCCAATATCATCTTGGTTGAATGATTCAGCATTTGCAGAGATATTGTCAGACTTTAAGTTGATGTATGGTATCGACAATGGCTCTGCACTAGTTTCCCTTTCAACTGGTGGCATCCAAGACGTCAACAGTGGACTTGTACTAGCCTGCCTTTGTGCAGGCAGTGTTGACATCTGAGAGTGCAGCAAAGGTTTGATGTTACTTTCCGTTGCTGGAGGCAATGCAGATGAAGCCAGAGGTAGTTTCAGTCCAAATCCCTGATGACTCGTGGTGCTTAACCGGATGAGACCAATCAAATCTGATTGAAATGATGGACTGGTGGCCTGAGGTACCTCATGTTCCGTAACTCCCTCTGCTGCAGTTTTTGATTCCATCACGAAAGATGAAATAACATGCACAAAAATAATGCTGTTGGAGAGCATCTTGATATTCTCCAGGCACTCCGTGAATTTTAGAATGGTAGTCAGAAATCCTAAAAAACAGAGAGAGATTTGTCAAGGAATGCACTAAGTTTCAGTCTTCTCAGCGCCGGCTCACGTGTAAAGAATTAATGGCAATATTTGGGAACAAATAAGTGAaagattttgtgtaggaaggaactgcaaatgctggtttacaccaaagttaggcacaaaatgctggagcaactaagcggaacaggcagcatctattgagaaaaggaatgaaggacgtttcgtgtcgagacacttcttcagactggtgaaggaTTTTGTTCAGTGACCAACCTCAATAAAAACTTAGAGGTTGCAAATCTCTCCCAATCTCAGCTCTGTCAAAAATGGGTGTTCCATTACATTCAAGCATAAGAAGAAATGTAAACCAACCAAGCAAAAAAGAGCCTTTCCAGAAAGTCTGGTCATGTGGCTGAGAGGTGAAAGGTTGGATTAGGTTTCTTGTGGCAACTTCTGAGGCTGGGCAGCATTGCAAGAGTTCACTGCCTAGGTTCATGCATGGAAATCTGGGTGAGGCAGTGAAAAGCAGGGACCATGCACTTACAGGTCAGCTAACATCAGCAAAAGCTAATGTCATCCCAAAAAAACGGTGCAAGGAAACAAACTAAAGAAGTAATTCAGAATATATCTTTATAACTCAGCATTTGCCACCGAGAGTAGTTTGGTTACAAACACGTTATTCTTCAAATTAATTTTAGAATACTCATATTTTTAGCATTGAAGACCAGCTATGTAATTAACTATTGTCACTTCTCAAGCCAGCAGTCTGCCGCATGTTCATTCCATTTTGGGTTACTGAAGACTATCCTTCAAATCAAAGGCCAATTTACAGGAGACACAAGCAATTActtgtgctggaatcttgagctaaaagcaaaatactggagaaactcagcaggtcaggcggttattgtggtgggaaatggacagatatttTGTGTCAAGATACTTCTGAAGGGTGAGTTTCTCCGGTAGTTCGTTTTTGTTTTGCTACCTTCCAGGATTATCCTAGAATTATCAGAGATGACAGATGAATCTCCAACACAATGTTGTGAGCAAACCCCTGGAGTAAAGCAGAACCATGTTGAAAAACAACACTTTCTTTTATTGGCAATGAGATTAATAGAAGCAGGCAAATATCTGTTTCGCTCACTGTGGAGAATAATGCTAACAGTAAGTGCAGTCTTTGTTTTCTGATTGATGAAAGTAGAGCATGAGAGCATTGGCAGGTGTGTCGGGATAGAGTGATGGGAGGCAGGAGATCATGTTATACATACCTAAGAAATACATCTATCCAACTCTGCCAACCTCTGCCGTGTTaatcatcgaacatagaacaaacaGTACAGCCTCTCAGCCCCCtgcccaaacacaatgccaagataaaactttcatctgcctgcacatgatccattctctgcatatccgtgtgctgtctgaaagcctcttaaacaccactaacgtatatctgcctccacctccacccctggaagcgcattccaggcatccactaccttttgtgtaaaaaagactTGCCCGGCACGTCtctttcaaactttgcccctctcaccttgaat from Rhinoraja longicauda isolate Sanriku21f chromosome 23, sRhiLon1.1, whole genome shotgun sequence carries:
- the LOC144604758 gene encoding uncharacterized protein LOC144604758, whose product is MLSNSIIFVHVISSFVMESKTAAEGVTEHEVPQATSPSFQSDLIGLIRLSTTSHQGFGLKLPLASSALPPATESNIKPLLHSQMSTLPAQRQASTSPLLTSWMPPVERETSAEPLSIPYINLKSDNISANAESFNQDDIGSPRSAVQLEAATFSNKKHIDVPVVTEGLRGAIPTRHPEVVNKFSNPTDISIRNLSTIGLHLAGSSPLSPSSLMYPATLGTTRESPQGRSMMPIYTFPGSRKGTATERPIITTQSAEVLTTMQPTIQIASDLWDNNQSVLFSVTELTHEILNPSSKGITHQTVTSANDKSNHGLSTVKATSLGITQLNEEVELDSTAAPSERLGRSTPTSKAHDASSPDKGRLDYLFITLLSSTPTNQPHQMKVNEQPERATGK